From Carassius auratus strain Wakin chromosome 10, ASM336829v1, whole genome shotgun sequence, a single genomic window includes:
- the LOC113110285 gene encoding zinc-binding protein A33-like, with protein sequence MDKQKLMAEISPRVSKNSAQRLSRDLTCSICLDLFKHPVSLPCDHTFCEACITSYWSGPRGKVQGGSGSCPQCRKVFPGQSYRPNRIVANIVESYCQGIEESGGRLTGLPANTVPPTPVCSRHREELKLYCEEDQELVCLVCGISQDHRAHTLVCVQDAQQRYRASLTTSANALEKELNTALECERETEEEVKKLKDHTADLKQRIEAQFCELHQFLYQEEKLLQVKLKMEERRELIRLDEHKALLSVEISRLRRAMNDIEDKLSEQDPYTLLRSIKGLLQSRQPPKFEKPALTPPRLCEGRFAGPLQYRVWKSLKGSIYPVPSAITFNSKTANPWLSLTSSLTCVRYQTFNNAVQDNPQRFNAALSLLGSQGFTKGRHYWEVEVYSSTVWTVGVARESVTRKGVINTMPANGFWTLSLSYGVQYMAGTCPPTLLSLEEPLARIGVYLDYKRGLVSFYNAENMTHLYTFKDTFTETLYPYFNLGFLDKVHENEPLKVFLPKI encoded by the exons ATGGACAAGCAAAAACTGATGGCTGAAATCAGTCCTCGAGTGTCTAAAAACTCTGCACAGCGCCTAAGCAGGGATCTCACCTGCTCCATCTGCCTGGACCTGTTCAAGCACCCGGTTTCCTTGCCCTGCGACCACACTTTCTGCGAGGCCTGCATTACGAGTTATTGGAGCGGCCCTCGTGGAAAAGTCCAGGGTGGATCTGGTTCCTGTCCTCAGTGCCGGAAAGTCTTTCCAGGCCAGAGCTACAGACCCAACCGCATTGTAGCCAACATTGTGGAGAGCTACTGCCAGGGGATCGAGGAGAGTGGGGGTCGGCTGACCGGATTGCCAGCAAACACGGTTCCTCCGACCCCAGTTTGCAGCCGACACAGAGAAGAGCTGAAGCTGTATTGTGAGGAAGACCAAGAGCTGGTGTGTCTGGTGTGTGGGATCTCTCAGGATCACCGGGCTCACACGCTGGTGTGCGTGCAAGATGCGCAGCAGAGATATCGG GCTTCCTTAACCACTTCAGCAAATGCTCTTGAAAAGGAGCTCAACACTGCTctagagtgtgagagagagactgaagagGAGGTGAAGAAACTGAAG GACCACACTGCAGATCTGAAACAGAGGATCGAGGCACAGTTCTGTGAGCTACACCAGTTCCTGTACCAGGAAGAGAAACTCCTGCAGGTCAAGCTGAAGATGGAGGAACGGCGAGAGCTGATAAGGCTGGATGAGCACAAGGCTCTGCTCAGTGTGGAGATATCACGCCTGCGCAGAGCTATGAATGACATCGAGGACAAACTCAGTGAACAGGATCCGTACACTCTACTCAGG AGTATAAAGGGCCTGCTTCAAAG CAGGCAGCCACCAAAGTTTGAGAAGCCGGCGCTGACGCCACCCAGACTGTGTGAGGGGCGCTTTGCTGGGCCCCTGCAGTACAGAGTGTGGAAGTCACTGAAGGGAAGCATCTATCCAG TTCCCTCGGCCATCACATTTAACTCCAAAACAGCCAACCCCTGGCTCAGTCTTACATCTTCACTTACCTGTGTGCGCTACCAGACCTTTAACAATGCGGTGCAGGACAATCCACAGCGATTCAACGCCGCGCTGTCTCTCCTGGGCAGTCAGGGGTTCACTAAAGGCCGCCACTACTGGGAGGTGGAGGTGTACAGCAGCACCGTGTGGACCGTGGGAGTTGCTCGTGAGTCCGTCACCAGAAAAGGCGTCATCAATACCATGCCTGCCAATGGCTTCTGGACGCTCTCACTATCGTATGGAGTTCAGTATATGGCCGGGACGTGTCCACCTACATTGCTGTCTTTGGAAGAGCCACTAGCGAGGATCGGCGTGTATCTGGACTATAAAAGAGGCCTGGTGTCCTTCTACAATGCCGAGAACATGACGCACCTGTACACCTTCAAGGACACCTTCACAGAGACCCTCTACCCTTATTTTAACCTGGGCTTCCTGGATAAAGTGCATGAAAATGAGCCTCTTAAAGTATTCCTAcctaaaatctga
- the LOC113110310 gene encoding proliferating cell nuclear antigen-like, producing the protein MFEARLVQGSILKKVLEALKDLITEACWDVSSSGISLQSMDSSHVSLVQLTLRSDGFDSYRCDRNLAMGVNLSSMSKILKCAGNEDIITLRAEDNADSLALVFETLNQEKVSDYEMKLMDLDVEQLGIPEQEYSCVVKMPSGEFARICRDLSQIGDAVMISCAKDGVKFSASGELGTGNIKLSQTSNVDKEEEAVTIEMNEPVQLIFALNYLNFFTKATPLSKTVTLSMSADIPLVVEYKIADMGHVKYYLAPKIDEETS; encoded by the exons ATGTTTGAGGCACGTCTCGTTCAAGGATCAATCCTGAAGAAGGTTCTGGAGGCTCTGAAGGACCTCATCACCGAAGCCTGCTGGGATGTCAGCTCCTCGGGCATCTCGCTGCAGAGCATGGACTCATCTCATGTGTCTCTGGTGCAACTCACGCTCCGGAGCGATGGCTTCGACTCCTACCGCTGCGACAGAAACCTGGCCATGGGTGTCAATTTGAGCAG CATGTCAAAGATTCTGAAGTGTGCTGGAAATGAAGATATCATCACACTTAGGGCAGAAGACAATGCGGACTCTTTGGCACTTGTCTTTGAAACCCTCA ATCAGGAGAAAGTGTCCGACTATGAGATGAAACTGATGGATCTGGATGTGGAGCAGCTTGGCATTCCA GAGCAGGAATACAGCTGTGTGGTGAAGATGCCCTCTGGTGAATTTGCCCGAATCTGCAGGGATCTGTCACAGATCGGTGATGCTGTCATGATCTCTTGCGCCAAGGATGGTGTGAAGTTTTCTGCTAGTGGAGAGCTGGGCACAGGCAACATCAAGCTCTCACAGACCAGCAATGTCGACAAGGAGGAAGAAGCG GTGACAATTGAGATGAATGAGCCAGTGCAGCTTATCTTTGCATTGAACTACCTGAACTTTTTCACCAAGGCCACTCCTCTGTCCAAGACAGTCACGCTCAGCATGTCTGCAGACATTCCGCTAG TGGTTGAGTACAAGATTGCAGATATGGGACACGTCAAATACTACCTGGCACCCAAGATTGATGAAGAAACATCCTAA
- the LOC113110278 gene encoding bone morphogenetic protein 1 isoform X2, whose protein sequence is MNSLWTYFLMLNLWLLLTIALKVDSNYHTGPGDSDDADYKDPCKAAAFLGDIALDEEDLRLLKANYMDAKNDSSNFSIPDSANRSSGNGNDNAKDKPILAGQRLLRRRRAATARTERVWPDGIIPYVISSNFSGSQRAIFKQAMRHWEKYTCVTFIERSTEESYIVFTLRPCGCCSFVGQRGGGPQAISIGKNCDKFGIVVHELGHVIGFWHEHTRPDRDEHVDIFRENIQPGQEYNFIKMEPDDVDSLGEVYDFDSIMHYARNTFSRGIYLDTMLPKYEVDRVRPPIGQRTRLSKGDIAQAKKLYKCPRCGESLQDSTGNFSSPGFPNGYATDLHCIWRISVTPGEKIILNFTSMDLYRSHLCWYDHVEIRDGYWRNAPLKGRFCGDQLPEAIVSSDSRLWIEFSSSSSNWVGKGFSAVYEAICGGEVKRDSGQIESPNYPDDYRPNKVCTWKIIVPQGFHVGLVFQSFEIEKHDNCAYDYLELRDGDSENSPLLGRFCGYEKPDDIKSSSNQLWMKFVSDSSVNKAGFAANFFKEIDECSRPDNGHCEQRCVNTLGSYHCGCDPGYELTPDRRSCAAACGGFISKLNGSFTSPGWPQEYPPNKNCVWQLIAPVQYRITLLFDAFEIEGNDVCKYDYLEVHSGLSTDAKLHGKFCGTEKPEAITSQLNSMRVEFKSDNTVSKRGFKAQFFSDMDECSRENGGCQHECVNTFGSYSCQCRGGFVLHSNKHDCKEVGCDQVITSVSGIITSPNWPDKYPSKKACTWNLSTTPGHRIKLAFEEIDMEANEECAYDHLEIYDGPNARATSFGRFCGSKKPSPVISSGNSMFLRFFSDNSVQKRGFKASHSAECGGSLKAETKTKDLYSHAQFGDNNYPGASDCQWVISAEKGYGVELIFHTFETEEEADCGYDYVELFDGADVKAPRLGRYCGSGPPEEIYSAGDAIVIQFHSDDTINKKGFHVRYTSTKFQDTLHTSK, encoded by the exons ATGAATTCCCTGTGGACATATTTTCTTATGCTCAATCTTTGGCTTTTATTAACAATCGCATTGAAAGTGGATTCAAACTATCACACAGGTCCTGGAGACAGTGATGATGCTGACTACAAGGACCCATGCAAAGCTG CTGCTTTTCTGGGCGACATAGCCTTAGATGAGGAGGACCTGCGCTTGCTTAAAGCCAACTATATGGATGCTAAGAATGACTCTTCTAACTTCTCTATACCTGATTCAG CAAACAGATCCTCAGGTAATGGAAATGACAATGCAAAGGACAAGCCAATTTTGGCTGGTCAAAGACTCCTACGCAGACGGAGAGCAGCCACAGCCAGAACTGAGAGAGTTTGGCCAGATGGCATAATACCCTATGTTATCAGCAGCAACTTCAGTG GTAGCCAGCGAGCCATTTTCAAGCAGGCCATGCGTCACTGGGAGAAATACACTTGTGTGACATTCATCGAAAGAAGCACAGAAGAGAGCTACATCGTCTTTACTCTGCGGCCATGTGG GTGCTGCTCATTTGTCGGCCAGAGAGGTGGAGGTCCACAGGCTATATCTATCGGGAAGAACTGTGACAAGTTTGGCATCGTGGTGCATGAACTCGGGCATGTCATTGGATTCTGGCACGAGCACACACGACCCGACCGGGACGAGCATGTTGATATATTTAGAGAAAACATCCAGCCTG GTCAGGAGTATAATTTCATAAAGATGGAGCCAGATGATGTGGATTCGCTTGGAGAGGTTTACGACTTCGACAGTATCATGCATTATGCCAGAAACACCTTTTCCAG GGGCATCTATCTTGATACCATGCTGCCAAAGTATGAAGTTGATAGAGTCCGACCTCCCATCGGGCAGAGGACAAGACTGAGCAAAGGGGACATTGCTCAAGCGAAGAAATTATATAAGTGTCCAA GATGTGGCGAGAGTCTTCAGGACAGCACTGGAAACTTCTCCTCCCCTGGGTTCCCTAATGGATATGCTACAGATCTTCACTGTATATGGAGAATATCTGTCACGCCTGGGGAGAAG ATCATTCTTAATTTTACTTCAATGGATCTGTACAGAAGTCACTTGTGCTGGTACGACCATGTGGAGATTCGGGATGGATACTGGAGAAATGCACCTTTGAAAG GCCGTTTTTGTGGAGACCAGCTCCCAGAGGCCATCGTGTCCAGTGACAGTCGACTGTGGATTgaattcagcagcagcagcagtaattGGGTGGGGAAAGGCTTCTCTGCTGTCTATGAAG CTATTTGCGGAGGTGAAGTGAAACGAGATAGTGGACAGATCGAGTCACCCAATTACCCTGATGATTATCGGCCTAATAAAGTGTGCACATGGAAGATCATCGTACCCCAGGGGTTTCATGTGGGCCTCGTCTTCCAGTCGTTTGAG ATTGAGAAACATGACAACTGTGCATATGACTACCTGGAACTGCGAGATGGCGATTCCGAGAACAGCCCTCTCCTGGGCCGCTTCTGTGGCTACGAAAAGCCAGACGATATCAAGAGCAGCTCCAACCAGCTGTGGATGAAGTTTGTATCTGACAGTTCTGTGAACAAAGCTGGGTTTGCAGCTAATTTCTTCAAAG AGATTGACGAATGCTCCAGGCCTGATAATGGTCACTGTGAGCAGCGCTGTGTCAACACCCTGGGCAGCTACCACTGCGGCTGCGACCCTGGATACGAGCTCACCCCGGACCGCCGCAGCTGTGCAG CTGCCTGCGGTGGATTCATCTCCAAACTCAATGGATCCTTCACTAGTCCAGGATGGCCGCAGGAATACCCCCCTAACAAGAACTGTGTGTGGCAGCTCATTGCTCCAGTGCAGTACCGCATCACTCTTCTTTTTGATGCTTTTGAGATCGAAGGGAACGAC GTTTGTAAATATGATTACCTTGAGGTACACAGCGGCCTGTCCACAGATGCAAAGCTTCATGGGAAATTCTGTGGCACAGAGAAACCAGAGGCGATCACGTCCCAACTCAACAGTATGCGTGTTGAGTTCAAATCAGACAACACCGTGTCCAAGAGAGGCTTCAAAGCTCAGTTCTTTTCTG ACATGGATGAGTGTTCTAGGGAGAATGGAGGGTGCCAGCACGAGTGTGTGAACACGTTCGGGAGCTACAGCTGTCAGTGTCGTGGCGGCTTTGTGTTGCATAGCAATAAACATGACTGCAAAGAAG TGGGCTGTGATCAGGTCATTACCAGTGTTTCCGGTATCATCACAAGTCCAAACTGGCCAGATAAATACCCCAGCAAGAAGGCCTGCACATGGAACCTATCCACCACCCCAGGCCACCGCATTAAACTG GCTTTTGAGGAGATTGACATGGAGGCCAATGAAGAGTGTGCATATGACCACTTGGAGATATATGATGGGCCAAATGCCAGAGCAACCAGTTTTGGTCGCTTTTGTGGGAGTAAAAAGCCATCGCCTGTCATTTCCAGTGGCAATAGCATGTTCCTGCGGTTCTTCTCGGATAACTCAGTACAAAAGAGGGGTTTTAAGGCCTCTCATTCAGCAG AGTGTGGCGGCAGTCTGAAGGCAGAGACAAAGACCAAGGATCTGTATTCCCATGCACAGTTTGGTGACAACAACTATCCCGGAGCTTCAGACTGCCAGTGGGTGATCTCAGCGGAGAAGGGCTACGGGGTGGAGCTCATCTTCCACACCTTTGAGACTGAGGAGGAAGCTGACTGCGGCTATGATTACGTGGAGCTGTTTGATGGTGCTGATGTCAAAGCACCCAGGCTGGGACGTTACTGTGGGTCTGGG CCGCCAGAGGAGATCTACTCAGCTGGTGATGCCATTGTCATCCAATTTCACTCAGATGACACCATCAACAAGAAAGGCTTCCATGTTCGGTACACAAGCACCAAGTTCCAGGACACCTTGCACACTAGTAAGTGA
- the LOC113110278 gene encoding bone morphogenetic protein 1 isoform X1: MNSLWTYFLMLNLWLLLTIALKVDSNYHTGPGDSDDADYKDPCKAAAFLGDIALDEEDLRLLKANYMDAKNDSSNFSIPDSANRSSGNGNDNAKDKPILAGQRLLRRRRAATARTERVWPDGIIPYVISSNFSGSQRAIFKQAMRHWEKYTCVTFIERSTEESYIVFTLRPCGCCSFVGQRGGGPQAISIGKNCDKFGIVVHELGHVIGFWHEHTRPDRDEHVDIFRENIQPGQEYNFIKMEPDDVDSLGEVYDFDSIMHYARNTFSRGIYLDTMLPKYEVDRVRPPIGQRTRLSKGDIAQAKKLYKCPRCGESLQDSTGNFSSPGFPNGYATDLHCIWRISVTPGEKIILNFTSMDLYRSHLCWYDHVEIRDGYWRNAPLKGRFCGDQLPEAIVSSDSRLWIEFSSSSSNWVGKGFSAVYEAICGGEVKRDSGQIESPNYPDDYRPNKVCTWKIIVPQGFHVGLVFQSFEIEKHDNCAYDYLELRDGDSENSPLLGRFCGYEKPDDIKSSSNQLWMKFVSDSSVNKAGFAANFFKEIDECSRPDNGHCEQRCVNTLGSYHCGCDPGYELTPDRRSCAAAACGGFISKLNGSFTSPGWPQEYPPNKNCVWQLIAPVQYRITLLFDAFEIEGNDVCKYDYLEVHSGLSTDAKLHGKFCGTEKPEAITSQLNSMRVEFKSDNTVSKRGFKAQFFSDMDECSRENGGCQHECVNTFGSYSCQCRGGFVLHSNKHDCKEVGCDQVITSVSGIITSPNWPDKYPSKKACTWNLSTTPGHRIKLAFEEIDMEANEECAYDHLEIYDGPNARATSFGRFCGSKKPSPVISSGNSMFLRFFSDNSVQKRGFKASHSAECGGSLKAETKTKDLYSHAQFGDNNYPGASDCQWVISAEKGYGVELIFHTFETEEEADCGYDYVELFDGADVKAPRLGRYCGSGPPEEIYSAGDAIVIQFHSDDTINKKGFHVRYTSTKFQDTLHTSK, from the exons ATGAATTCCCTGTGGACATATTTTCTTATGCTCAATCTTTGGCTTTTATTAACAATCGCATTGAAAGTGGATTCAAACTATCACACAGGTCCTGGAGACAGTGATGATGCTGACTACAAGGACCCATGCAAAGCTG CTGCTTTTCTGGGCGACATAGCCTTAGATGAGGAGGACCTGCGCTTGCTTAAAGCCAACTATATGGATGCTAAGAATGACTCTTCTAACTTCTCTATACCTGATTCAG CAAACAGATCCTCAGGTAATGGAAATGACAATGCAAAGGACAAGCCAATTTTGGCTGGTCAAAGACTCCTACGCAGACGGAGAGCAGCCACAGCCAGAACTGAGAGAGTTTGGCCAGATGGCATAATACCCTATGTTATCAGCAGCAACTTCAGTG GTAGCCAGCGAGCCATTTTCAAGCAGGCCATGCGTCACTGGGAGAAATACACTTGTGTGACATTCATCGAAAGAAGCACAGAAGAGAGCTACATCGTCTTTACTCTGCGGCCATGTGG GTGCTGCTCATTTGTCGGCCAGAGAGGTGGAGGTCCACAGGCTATATCTATCGGGAAGAACTGTGACAAGTTTGGCATCGTGGTGCATGAACTCGGGCATGTCATTGGATTCTGGCACGAGCACACACGACCCGACCGGGACGAGCATGTTGATATATTTAGAGAAAACATCCAGCCTG GTCAGGAGTATAATTTCATAAAGATGGAGCCAGATGATGTGGATTCGCTTGGAGAGGTTTACGACTTCGACAGTATCATGCATTATGCCAGAAACACCTTTTCCAG GGGCATCTATCTTGATACCATGCTGCCAAAGTATGAAGTTGATAGAGTCCGACCTCCCATCGGGCAGAGGACAAGACTGAGCAAAGGGGACATTGCTCAAGCGAAGAAATTATATAAGTGTCCAA GATGTGGCGAGAGTCTTCAGGACAGCACTGGAAACTTCTCCTCCCCTGGGTTCCCTAATGGATATGCTACAGATCTTCACTGTATATGGAGAATATCTGTCACGCCTGGGGAGAAG ATCATTCTTAATTTTACTTCAATGGATCTGTACAGAAGTCACTTGTGCTGGTACGACCATGTGGAGATTCGGGATGGATACTGGAGAAATGCACCTTTGAAAG GCCGTTTTTGTGGAGACCAGCTCCCAGAGGCCATCGTGTCCAGTGACAGTCGACTGTGGATTgaattcagcagcagcagcagtaattGGGTGGGGAAAGGCTTCTCTGCTGTCTATGAAG CTATTTGCGGAGGTGAAGTGAAACGAGATAGTGGACAGATCGAGTCACCCAATTACCCTGATGATTATCGGCCTAATAAAGTGTGCACATGGAAGATCATCGTACCCCAGGGGTTTCATGTGGGCCTCGTCTTCCAGTCGTTTGAG ATTGAGAAACATGACAACTGTGCATATGACTACCTGGAACTGCGAGATGGCGATTCCGAGAACAGCCCTCTCCTGGGCCGCTTCTGTGGCTACGAAAAGCCAGACGATATCAAGAGCAGCTCCAACCAGCTGTGGATGAAGTTTGTATCTGACAGTTCTGTGAACAAAGCTGGGTTTGCAGCTAATTTCTTCAAAG AGATTGACGAATGCTCCAGGCCTGATAATGGTCACTGTGAGCAGCGCTGTGTCAACACCCTGGGCAGCTACCACTGCGGCTGCGACCCTGGATACGAGCTCACCCCGGACCGCCGCAGCTGTGCAG CAGCTGCCTGCGGTGGATTCATCTCCAAACTCAATGGATCCTTCACTAGTCCAGGATGGCCGCAGGAATACCCCCCTAACAAGAACTGTGTGTGGCAGCTCATTGCTCCAGTGCAGTACCGCATCACTCTTCTTTTTGATGCTTTTGAGATCGAAGGGAACGAC GTTTGTAAATATGATTACCTTGAGGTACACAGCGGCCTGTCCACAGATGCAAAGCTTCATGGGAAATTCTGTGGCACAGAGAAACCAGAGGCGATCACGTCCCAACTCAACAGTATGCGTGTTGAGTTCAAATCAGACAACACCGTGTCCAAGAGAGGCTTCAAAGCTCAGTTCTTTTCTG ACATGGATGAGTGTTCTAGGGAGAATGGAGGGTGCCAGCACGAGTGTGTGAACACGTTCGGGAGCTACAGCTGTCAGTGTCGTGGCGGCTTTGTGTTGCATAGCAATAAACATGACTGCAAAGAAG TGGGCTGTGATCAGGTCATTACCAGTGTTTCCGGTATCATCACAAGTCCAAACTGGCCAGATAAATACCCCAGCAAGAAGGCCTGCACATGGAACCTATCCACCACCCCAGGCCACCGCATTAAACTG GCTTTTGAGGAGATTGACATGGAGGCCAATGAAGAGTGTGCATATGACCACTTGGAGATATATGATGGGCCAAATGCCAGAGCAACCAGTTTTGGTCGCTTTTGTGGGAGTAAAAAGCCATCGCCTGTCATTTCCAGTGGCAATAGCATGTTCCTGCGGTTCTTCTCGGATAACTCAGTACAAAAGAGGGGTTTTAAGGCCTCTCATTCAGCAG AGTGTGGCGGCAGTCTGAAGGCAGAGACAAAGACCAAGGATCTGTATTCCCATGCACAGTTTGGTGACAACAACTATCCCGGAGCTTCAGACTGCCAGTGGGTGATCTCAGCGGAGAAGGGCTACGGGGTGGAGCTCATCTTCCACACCTTTGAGACTGAGGAGGAAGCTGACTGCGGCTATGATTACGTGGAGCTGTTTGATGGTGCTGATGTCAAAGCACCCAGGCTGGGACGTTACTGTGGGTCTGGG CCGCCAGAGGAGATCTACTCAGCTGGTGATGCCATTGTCATCCAATTTCACTCAGATGACACCATCAACAAGAAAGGCTTCCATGTTCGGTACACAAGCACCAAGTTCCAGGACACCTTGCACACTAGTAAGTGA